Proteins encoded by one window of Zingiber officinale cultivar Zhangliang unplaced genomic scaffold, Zo_v1.1 ctg198, whole genome shotgun sequence:
- the LOC122036705 gene encoding rust resistance kinase Lr10-like: MIVWFLLGYKLWNRGVAVDLIEKFLRRQQTLMPTRYAYSELIAITRHFREKLGQGGFGSVFKGELLGDRFVAVKMLSNSKCNGDDFINEVSTLGRIHHVNVVRLVGYCSDGSKRALIYEYMPNGSLDKYIFAPNGTNGHFFTSEKLIQIAIVSAKMKITDGSS, from the exons ATGATAGTTTGGTTCTTGCTTGGTTACAAACTATGGAACAGGGGAGTCGCAGTTGACCTTATAGAGAAGTTTCTTCGGCGCCAGCAAACACTGATGCCAACAAGATACGCCTACTCTGAACTCATAGCAATCACAAGGCATTTTAGAGAGAAGCTCGGCCAAGGTGGCTTCGGCTCAGTCTTCAAAGGGGAACTTCTAGGGGATCGTTTTGTTGCAGTTAAGATGTTAAGCAACTCCAAATGCAATGGCGATGACTTCATCAATGAAGTTTCTACATTAGGTAGGATTCATCATGTGAATGTCGTGCGGTTAGTTGGATATTGCTCAGACGGATCAAAGAGAGCTTTGATTTATGAGTATATGCCTAATGGCTCACTTGACAAGTACATTTTTGCTCCCAATGGAACTAATGGTCACTTTTTCACCTCAGAAAAACTCATTCAAATAGCAATTG TTAGTGCTAAAATGAAGATTACTGATGGCTCTTCCTAA